The following are encoded in a window of Kitasatospora sp. NBC_01250 genomic DNA:
- a CDS encoding JmjC domain-containing protein produces MGRVLTELVGDTEAFAKVLGERRPRVFRTAGWPAGLPRPSELDAVLRGGLLRVPYVEMVRAGEVVPPAEFCTARLVAGRREEGFADPDRIAALLAEGATLLLPQLDQWYAPVRALAADIAVELGRRTEAFCFATGAGRRGLDVHRDDADVLVVQLAGEKEWTVYEAPADGRWRPGPAPEPGAVAHNSVLRPGEVLYVPRGAPHAATGHQGLAVHLSFTIREAGTGQLRSAVGGWLARGGWAEGLPERPATPEELLATAAEVLRLGRARLAELTPEQLLRLARGPLPAAGGDGAAPGHGPLAAGD; encoded by the coding sequence ATGGGACGAGTGCTGACCGAACTGGTGGGGGACACCGAGGCCTTCGCGAAGGTGCTGGGGGAGCGCCGGCCAAGGGTGTTCCGCACCGCCGGGTGGCCGGCGGGGCTGCCCCGGCCGAGCGAGCTCGATGCCGTGCTGCGCGGCGGACTGCTGCGGGTGCCCTACGTCGAGATGGTCCGGGCGGGTGAGGTCGTCCCACCTGCGGAGTTCTGCACGGCCCGGCTGGTCGCGGGGCGCCGGGAGGAGGGCTTCGCCGATCCGGACCGGATCGCCGCCCTGCTGGCCGAGGGTGCCACCCTGCTGCTGCCGCAGCTGGACCAGTGGTACGCGCCGGTGCGCGCGCTGGCCGCCGACATCGCGGTCGAACTGGGCCGCCGGACCGAGGCGTTCTGCTTCGCGACGGGCGCGGGCCGACGCGGGCTGGACGTGCACCGGGACGACGCGGACGTGCTGGTCGTGCAGCTCGCGGGGGAGAAGGAGTGGACGGTGTACGAGGCTCCGGCCGACGGGCGCTGGCGCCCGGGGCCGGCCCCCGAGCCCGGCGCGGTGGCGCACAACTCGGTGCTGCGGCCGGGCGAGGTCCTGTACGTGCCGCGCGGTGCCCCGCACGCCGCGACGGGCCATCAAGGCCTGGCGGTGCACCTCTCCTTCACGATCCGGGAGGCGGGCACGGGGCAGCTGCGCAGTGCCGTCGGCGGCTGGCTGGCCCGCGGCGGTTGGGCGGAGGGGTTGCCGGAGCGCCCGGCGACGCCGGAAGAACTGCTGGCCACGGCCGCCGAGGTGCTCCGGCTCGGCCGTGCGCGGCTGGCCGAACTGACCCCGGAGCAGCTGCTGCGGCTCGCCCGGGGACCGCTGCCGGCGGCAGGGGGCGACGGCGCGGCGCCGGGCCACGGACCGCTGGCCGCGGGGGACTGA